Proteins encoded within one genomic window of Amorphoplanes friuliensis DSM 7358:
- a CDS encoding DEDD exonuclease domain-containing protein, which translates to MAQPAYVQGTLDTLLSADGSVDPAALSLQDTTFVVLDLETTGGAPDGGGITEIGAVKVRAGEELGVLGTLVNPGERIPPFITVLTGITEAMLAPAPPIEAVLPSLLEFLRGAVLVAHNAPYDVGFLKAACARHGHPWPQVRVLDTAALARRALTRDEVPNRKLGTLAQFFHAAVQPTHRALDDARATVDVLHGLIERLGSFKVHTLGDAIEFAKAVTPTQRRKRHLADGLPHAPGVYVFRAADERPLYVGTSVDIATRVRSYFTASEKRARMSEMIGAAARVEAVECAHSLEAEVRELRLIAAHAPPYNRRSKYPERVVWLKLTAEAFPRLSVVRQLADDGAAYLGPFSSRRTAELAAAGVYDAVPLRQCTHKLSTRTITPACALAELGRCPAPCEHKITPEEYGARAAIPFRTATYGDPEPLVEALMARIDVLSERRRYEEAAVIRSRLVALLRATVRMQRLGALTSIAELVAARRNDSYGWEIIVVRHGRLAAAATSPPKLHPRPTLDMARATAETVLPGPGPVPSASAEETERILAWLERPDTRLVETSGDWVSPARGAARFTRLLNRAEAGGSRRDSSVRSSVTARTDDGRSLRL; encoded by the coding sequence GTGGCACAACCGGCATACGTGCAGGGCACTCTGGACACCCTCCTGAGTGCGGACGGCTCCGTCGATCCGGCGGCGTTGTCCCTGCAAGACACGACATTCGTGGTTCTCGACCTGGAGACGACCGGCGGTGCTCCCGACGGTGGTGGCATCACCGAGATCGGCGCGGTCAAGGTGCGTGCCGGCGAGGAGCTGGGCGTCCTCGGCACCCTGGTCAACCCGGGTGAGCGCATCCCGCCGTTCATCACCGTGCTGACCGGCATCACCGAGGCCATGCTCGCCCCGGCGCCACCGATCGAGGCCGTGCTGCCGAGCCTGCTCGAGTTCCTGCGCGGGGCGGTGCTGGTCGCCCACAACGCGCCCTACGACGTGGGCTTCCTCAAGGCGGCCTGCGCCCGGCACGGTCACCCCTGGCCGCAGGTGCGCGTCCTCGACACCGCCGCCCTCGCCCGGCGCGCCCTCACCCGCGACGAGGTGCCCAACCGCAAGCTCGGCACGCTCGCGCAGTTCTTCCACGCGGCGGTCCAGCCCACCCACCGGGCCCTCGACGACGCCCGGGCCACGGTCGACGTCCTCCACGGGCTGATCGAGCGGCTCGGCAGCTTCAAGGTCCACACGCTGGGCGACGCGATCGAGTTCGCCAAGGCGGTCACCCCCACCCAGCGCCGCAAGCGCCACCTCGCCGACGGTCTGCCGCACGCCCCGGGCGTCTACGTCTTCCGCGCGGCCGACGAGCGCCCGCTCTACGTCGGCACGTCGGTCGACATCGCCACGCGGGTCCGCAGCTACTTCACCGCCAGTGAGAAGCGCGCCCGCATGTCCGAGATGATCGGCGCCGCGGCCCGGGTCGAGGCGGTCGAGTGCGCGCACTCCCTGGAGGCCGAGGTCCGCGAGCTGCGGCTGATCGCGGCCCACGCCCCGCCCTACAACCGCCGGTCGAAATATCCCGAACGGGTGGTCTGGCTCAAGCTGACCGCCGAGGCCTTCCCCCGGCTGTCGGTCGTGCGCCAGCTGGCCGACGACGGCGCGGCCTACCTCGGGCCGTTCTCCTCCCGCCGCACCGCCGAGCTGGCCGCCGCCGGTGTCTACGACGCCGTGCCGCTGCGCCAGTGCACCCACAAGCTCTCCACCCGGACGATCACGCCGGCCTGCGCCCTGGCCGAGCTCGGGAGATGCCCGGCGCCCTGCGAGCACAAGATCACCCCCGAGGAGTACGGCGCACGGGCGGCCATCCCGTTCCGCACCGCGACCTACGGCGACCCGGAGCCGCTGGTGGAGGCGCTGATGGCCCGCATCGACGTGCTGTCCGAGCGCCGGCGCTACGAGGAGGCGGCCGTCATCCGGTCCCGGCTCGTGGCCCTGCTCCGCGCCACCGTCCGCATGCAACGGCTCGGTGCGCTGACCAGCATCGCCGAGCTGGTCGCCGCACGCCGCAACGACTCCTACGGGTGGGAGATCATCGTCGTCCGGCACGGCCGCCTCGCCGCCGCGGCGACCTCACCACCCAAGTTGCACCCGCGCCCGACCCTCGACATGGCGCGCGCAACGGCCGAGACGGTCCTACCCGGACCGGGACCGGTTCCGTCCGCGTCGGCGGAGGAGACCGAGCGGATCCTGGCGTGGCTCGAACGCCCCGACACCCGCCTGGTGGAAACTTCCGGCGACTGGGTGTCACCGGCGCGTGGCGCAGCGCGCTTCACTAGGCTGCTCAACAGGGCAGAAGCCGGAGGGTCGAGAAGAGACTCGTCCGTTCGCTCATCGGTAACTGCCCGAACGGATGACGGTCGCTCGCTTAGGCTGTAA
- a CDS encoding NYN domain-containing protein, with translation MSAPSPSDDRPFEEAESAADPAHPTGTWSETGDGGSEGADGGDSGAVGVPEGEAEEDHAPEPTLPEAVRQRITTLAAAALPGLPADETPVPLRRVARFAPNRRARLGGQVIAAQLAADPLFRQRIAGRIVTDAGDLGAAVASGMAPAAADPVEVAALAYLARPDGWRELVGAAGESVRAEADSAAIANQVREAEQRAARAEHDRAVAKVEADKLRDELARVREELGQLREEARATARALRETQAAQKRAADLLATEKGRAAKVTADHDAEVRRMRTRLSEAEAAATSGKQSAKEARAADDARLWLLLETIGQAASGLRRELALGPTDKLPADFVADAAADRPGGLERSRPRAQDTDDPGRLDQLLALPRAHLIVDGYNVTKRGFAEMSLEQQRKRLITGLGGIAAQTGDEVTVVFDGAERVHGLPPAPRGVRVLFSRKGDTADELIRQLVRAEPAGRPLVVISSDREVADGVRRHGAYPMGADSLIRRLSRA, from the coding sequence ATGTCCGCGCCGTCGCCCTCCGACGACCGCCCCTTCGAGGAGGCGGAATCCGCGGCCGACCCTGCCCACCCCACCGGCACGTGGTCCGAGACCGGTGACGGCGGGTCCGAGGGTGCCGACGGTGGGGACAGCGGTGCTGTGGGCGTACCGGAGGGTGAAGCGGAAGAGGATCACGCACCGGAACCGACGCTGCCCGAGGCTGTGCGGCAGCGGATCACGACGCTGGCTGCGGCGGCCCTGCCGGGTCTGCCGGCGGACGAGACGCCTGTGCCGCTGCGGCGGGTTGCCCGTTTTGCGCCCAATCGCCGGGCCCGGCTCGGTGGGCAGGTGATCGCCGCGCAGCTCGCCGCGGACCCGCTCTTCCGGCAGCGCATCGCCGGTCGCATCGTGACCGACGCCGGTGACCTGGGGGCCGCGGTCGCGAGCGGGATGGCGCCGGCCGCCGCCGATCCGGTGGAGGTCGCCGCGCTGGCCTATCTGGCCCGGCCGGACGGCTGGCGTGAGCTGGTCGGCGCGGCCGGTGAGTCGGTCCGGGCCGAGGCCGACAGTGCCGCGATCGCCAACCAGGTCCGCGAGGCCGAGCAGCGCGCCGCCCGTGCTGAACACGACCGGGCTGTCGCCAAGGTCGAGGCCGACAAGCTCCGCGACGAGCTGGCCCGGGTCCGCGAGGAGTTGGGCCAGTTGCGCGAGGAGGCCCGGGCGACCGCCCGCGCCCTGCGCGAGACGCAGGCGGCCCAGAAACGCGCCGCCGATCTCCTGGCCACCGAGAAGGGCCGCGCGGCGAAGGTCACCGCAGATCATGACGCCGAGGTACGCCGGATGCGTACGCGACTTTCCGAAGCGGAAGCCGCGGCGACCTCGGGCAAGCAGTCCGCCAAGGAGGCGCGGGCAGCCGACGACGCCCGCCTCTGGCTGCTGCTGGAGACGATCGGGCAGGCCGCCTCGGGTCTGCGCCGTGAGCTGGCGCTCGGCCCGACCGACAAGCTTCCGGCCGACTTCGTGGCGGACGCCGCGGCGGACCGTCCGGGTGGGCTGGAGCGTTCGCGCCCGCGGGCGCAGGACACCGACGACCCGGGCCGGCTCGATCAGCTCCTCGCGCTGCCGCGGGCGCACCTGATCGTCGACGGTTACAACGTCACCAAGCGGGGCTTCGCCGAGATGTCGCTCGAGCAGCAGCGCAAGCGGCTGATCACCGGTCTGGGCGGGATCGCCGCGCAGACCGGCGACGAGGTCACGGTCGTTTTTGACGGCGCCGAGCGGGTGCACGGGCTGCCGCCGGCACCGCGGGGCGTCCGGGTGCTCTTCTCGCGCAAGGGTGACACCGCTGACGAGCTGATCCGCCAGCTCGTGCGGGCCGAGCCGGCGGGCCGCCCGCTCGTGGTGATCTCGTCGGACCGGGAGGTCGCGGACGGCGTCCGGCGGCACGGTGCGTACCCGATGGGGGCCGACTCGTTGATCCGGCGGCTGTCCCGCGCCTGA
- a CDS encoding RelA/SpoT family protein: MDVDAGHGAALGRALSSAAAEMPLSRRLMSFLSFQGNDDDPVTTLTRTHRAIHPSADAGVLRRSYAVAENMHRGQFRKSGDPYITHPLAVAQICAELGMDTTTLVAALLHDTVEDTSYTLETLNGDFGPEVTHLVDGVTKFDKAFYGKVAEAETIRKMIIAAGKDVRVLVIKLADRLHNMRTLDARSPASRARIATATLDVLVPLCDRLGIQALKRDLDDVVLYHLEPDSFSRIDEHVKNRPGWSEYVEDVRVKAAAALRRSRVDAKVAPRPRHYYSIWKDTVAGGHAVPLDLPRIVVIVDGPETDCYAALGAIHGQWRPVAGRFKDFIASPKNNLYRSLHTTVTGPEGRLVEVLIRTVSMHRCAEYGVATGYRYPKSPEASDATGADQLTWLKRVLDWEQDTTDAGQFLASLRCDLAEGQIQVFAHGNTFDLPAGSTPVDLAYEVSADKGDQTLAATINGRLAPLSSPLRDGDVVEIFTETDGHVEVEPGAAPRGPRKEWLGFVKSTQAQMQINRYFAEENAPGISIADKVRLGRATIGLTLRKHDRGLASEVPLRRLAEELGYPDLETMLVAVTERNLEPDQVVEQLIALVDHPD, encoded by the coding sequence GTGGACGTCGACGCCGGCCACGGCGCCGCCCTTGGACGCGCCCTGTCTTCAGCAGCCGCGGAGATGCCCCTGTCCCGTCGGCTCATGTCGTTCCTGAGCTTCCAGGGCAACGACGACGACCCCGTCACCACCCTCACCCGCACCCACCGCGCGATCCACCCGTCAGCTGACGCGGGGGTCCTGCGCCGGAGCTACGCGGTCGCGGAAAACATGCACCGGGGGCAGTTCCGGAAGAGCGGTGATCCGTACATCACGCATCCGCTCGCCGTCGCGCAGATCTGCGCCGAGCTGGGCATGGACACGACGACGCTGGTCGCGGCGCTGCTGCACGACACGGTCGAGGACACCAGCTACACGCTGGAGACGCTCAACGGCGACTTCGGCCCCGAGGTGACCCACCTGGTCGACGGCGTGACGAAGTTCGACAAGGCGTTCTACGGCAAGGTGGCCGAGGCCGAGACGATCCGCAAGATGATCATCGCCGCCGGCAAGGACGTCCGCGTCCTGGTGATCAAGCTCGCCGACCGCCTGCACAACATGCGGACGCTCGACGCCCGCTCCCCCGCCTCCCGGGCCCGCATCGCGACCGCGACCCTGGACGTCCTGGTCCCGCTCTGCGACCGCCTCGGCATCCAGGCCCTCAAGCGTGACCTCGACGACGTCGTGCTCTATCACCTCGAGCCCGACTCGTTCTCCCGCATCGACGAGCACGTCAAGAACCGCCCCGGCTGGTCCGAATACGTCGAGGACGTCCGCGTCAAGGCGGCCGCGGCCCTGCGCCGCTCGCGGGTGGACGCGAAGGTGGCGCCCCGCCCCCGCCACTACTACTCGATCTGGAAAGACACGGTCGCCGGCGGTCACGCGGTCCCCCTCGACCTGCCCCGCATCGTGGTGATCGTCGACGGCCCCGAGACCGACTGTTACGCCGCCCTCGGCGCGATCCACGGTCAGTGGCGCCCGGTCGCCGGCCGCTTCAAGGACTTCATCGCCTCCCCGAAGAACAACCTCTACCGCTCGCTGCACACCACGGTCACCGGACCCGAGGGCCGCCTGGTCGAGGTGCTCATCCGCACGGTCTCGATGCACCGCTGCGCCGAGTACGGCGTCGCCACCGGCTACCGCTACCCGAAGTCACCGGAGGCCTCCGACGCCACCGGCGCCGACCAGCTGACCTGGCTCAAGCGGGTGCTCGACTGGGAGCAGGACACCACCGACGCGGGCCAGTTCCTGGCGTCGCTGCGGTGCGACCTCGCCGAGGGCCAGATCCAGGTCTTCGCCCACGGCAACACGTTCGACCTCCCCGCCGGTTCCACTCCGGTCGACCTCGCGTACGAGGTCAGTGCCGACAAGGGTGACCAGACGCTGGCGGCGACCATCAACGGCCGGCTGGCGCCGCTCAGCTCGCCCCTCCGCGACGGCGACGTCGTCGAGATCTTCACCGAGACCGACGGCCACGTCGAGGTCGAGCCCGGCGCCGCCCCGCGCGGCCCCCGCAAGGAGTGGCTCGGCTTCGTCAAGTCGACCCAGGCCCAGATGCAGATCAACCGCTACTTCGCGGAGGAGAACGCCCCCGGCATCAGCATCGCCGACAAGGTCCGCCTGGGCCGCGCCACGATCGGCCTGACGCTCCGCAAGCACGACCGCGGCCTGGCCAGCGAGGTCCCGCTGCGCCGCCTCGCCGAGGAGCTCGGTTACCCCGACCTCGAGACCATGCTGGTGGCGGTGACCGAACGCAACCTCGAGCCCGACCAGGTGGTCGAGCAGCTCATCGCCCTCGTGGACCACCCGGACTGA